One genomic window of Verrucomicrobiia bacterium includes the following:
- the thiH gene encoding 2-iminoacetate synthase ThiH, with protein sequence MPFLDVFRELPLRRWVTEAEGTRPEAVRALLARGEGLGLGEFARLLSPAAAECLEAMAQRSQALTRRRFGRVIRLFAPVYLSNECINNCAYCGFSRDNAILRVTLSVEEVAHEVRALRDQGFRQILLVAGEHPRFVSEGYLEACVGAVAKLVPGVSLEVGPMEADEYRPLVGAGAEGLVVYQETYDRERYASVHTLGPKKDFEWRLATPERAYQAGFRRLGIGALFGLADWRTEALAVAAHALWLLRNCWKAQITISLPRLRPCAGGYTPERPLGDRELVQLVTAFRILLPDVGLVLSTREPARLRDGLVPLGITLMSAGSHTEPGGYTGVGRDKVHYTERGRRVAVREGEGEPGAGRRTGATGQFEIADERPAGEVAGVLAALGLEPVWKDGDAALTGAGSGGLEGPEAGRLAGSV encoded by the coding sequence ATGCCATTTCTCGACGTATTCCGGGAATTGCCGCTGCGGCGGTGGGTGACGGAGGCGGAGGGCACCCGTCCCGAGGCGGTGCGCGCCCTGCTGGCCCGGGGGGAGGGACTGGGGTTGGGGGAGTTTGCGCGGTTGCTGTCGCCGGCTGCGGCGGAGTGTCTGGAGGCGATGGCGCAGCGGTCGCAGGCCCTGACGCGGCGCCGGTTCGGGCGGGTGATCCGACTCTTTGCGCCGGTGTACCTGTCGAACGAGTGCATCAACAACTGCGCCTACTGCGGCTTCTCGCGGGATAATGCGATTCTGCGCGTCACGCTCAGCGTGGAGGAGGTGGCGCACGAGGTGCGGGCCCTTCGGGACCAGGGATTCCGTCAGATCCTGCTGGTGGCCGGGGAGCATCCGCGGTTTGTGTCGGAAGGGTATCTGGAGGCGTGCGTGGGGGCCGTTGCGAAGCTGGTGCCGGGAGTGTCGCTGGAGGTGGGGCCGATGGAGGCGGACGAATATCGGCCGCTGGTGGGGGCGGGAGCGGAAGGGCTGGTGGTGTACCAGGAGACGTACGATCGCGAACGGTATGCCTCGGTTCACACTTTGGGACCGAAGAAGGACTTCGAGTGGCGCCTGGCCACGCCGGAACGGGCGTACCAGGCCGGGTTCCGGAGGCTGGGCATCGGGGCGCTGTTTGGATTGGCCGACTGGCGGACCGAGGCCCTGGCCGTGGCGGCGCATGCGTTGTGGCTGTTGCGGAACTGTTGGAAGGCACAGATCACGATCTCACTGCCGCGGTTGCGTCCGTGCGCCGGGGGCTACACGCCGGAGCGGCCTTTGGGAGACCGGGAGCTGGTGCAATTGGTGACCGCGTTTCGGATCCTTCTGCCGGATGTGGGATTGGTGTTATCGACCCGGGAACCGGCGCGGTTGCGGGATGGATTGGTTCCCCTGGGCATTACCCTGATGAGCGCCGGGAGCCACACGGAGCCGGGCGGGTACACGGGTGTGGGCCGGGACAAGGTGCACTATACCGAACGCGGGCGGAGGGTGGCGGTTCGCGAGGGGGAAGGGGAGCCTGGGGCGGGACGGAGGACGGGGGCGACGGGGCAGTTCGAGATTGCGGATGAACGGCCGGCGGGAGAGGTGGCCGGGGTGCTGGCGGCGCTGGGGCTGGAGCCGGTGTGGAAGGATGGGGACGCGGCCCTGACGGGGGCAGGAAGCGGCGGCTTGGAGGGTCCGGAAGCGGGTCGGTTGGCCGGGAGCGTGTGA
- a CDS encoding serine/threonine protein kinase, with amino-acid sequence MEPRPFGPYRLEELINRGGFSEVWLARDSNRRSLAIRRLVNTSMFHFTERSRFGRGCEILRQLQGNDLIIGYLHHGRIEGCPYLAMEYVEASNLKLILARCDDLLQEYLGNILIDSARALEHVHDSGYMHLDFKPENLLVTRNANIKLIDFDLAQPRPDQPRKASRNPGTPAYMAPEQLQRLPYDHRVDIFAFGVMAYELLTLEKPFPGESPDEILRRQLHRSDFRVPRDINPNIPPALERIVLKCLERDPGQRYPFLSIVVRDLERALYV; translated from the coding sequence TTGGAACCGCGACCGTTCGGACCGTACCGACTGGAGGAACTCATCAATCGCGGGGGCTTCTCCGAGGTCTGGCTGGCCCGCGATTCGAATCGTCGTTCCCTGGCCATCCGGCGCCTGGTCAACACCTCGATGTTCCACTTCACCGAACGGAGCCGGTTCGGCCGCGGCTGCGAGATCCTCCGCCAACTCCAGGGCAACGACCTCATCATCGGTTACCTCCATCACGGGCGCATCGAGGGCTGCCCCTACCTCGCGATGGAGTACGTCGAGGCCTCCAACCTCAAACTCATCCTCGCCCGCTGTGATGACCTGCTCCAGGAATACCTCGGCAATATTCTCATCGACAGCGCCCGTGCCCTCGAACATGTCCACGACTCCGGGTACATGCACCTCGACTTCAAACCCGAGAACCTCCTGGTCACCCGCAACGCCAATATCAAACTCATCGATTTCGACCTCGCCCAACCCCGTCCCGACCAGCCCCGCAAAGCCTCCCGCAACCCCGGAACCCCGGCCTACATGGCCCCCGAGCAACTGCAGCGCCTTCCCTACGATCATCGGGTGGATATCTTCGCCTTCGGCGTCATGGCCTACGAACTCCTCACCCTCGAGAAACCCTTCCCGGGAGAATCCCCCGACGAGATCCTCCGGCGGCAACTCCACCGTTCCGACTTCCGCGTCCCCCGCGACATCAATCCGAACATCCCGCCCGCCCTCGAACGCATCGTCCTCAAATGCCTCGAACGGGATCCCGGCCAGCGCTACCCCTTCCTGAGCATCGTCGTCCGCGATCTCGAACGAGCCCTGTACGTCTGA
- a CDS encoding ComF family protein produces MGETRRALGAMDWIEAALSLVYPDVCGICGEGEAGRDEGYVCAECAGGPGHVRWVGGTYCERCGLPYEGVVTGTFECGNCGEMELHFEAARAAVVATPFLLDVVHRYKYRGAVWFEPFLAGLLLREALPRVRREDWDAIVPVPLHPLRLREREFNQAERLGARLARATGIPLRTRWVERTRATRTQALLDRRERVQNVGGSFAVRAGAGPIGGRVLVVDDVLTTGATTSGVARALRRAGAERVGVWTVARGVMEP; encoded by the coding sequence GTGGGTGAGACGCGGCGGGCACTTGGGGCGATGGACTGGATCGAGGCGGCGTTGTCCCTGGTGTATCCGGATGTCTGCGGCATTTGCGGGGAAGGGGAGGCGGGGCGCGACGAGGGGTATGTCTGTGCGGAATGCGCGGGAGGTCCGGGTCATGTGAGATGGGTGGGCGGGACGTATTGCGAGCGGTGCGGACTTCCCTATGAGGGGGTGGTGACCGGGACGTTCGAGTGTGGGAATTGCGGGGAGATGGAGCTTCATTTCGAGGCGGCACGAGCGGCGGTGGTGGCGACGCCCTTCCTGCTGGATGTCGTTCACCGTTACAAGTACCGGGGGGCGGTGTGGTTTGAGCCGTTTCTGGCGGGGCTGTTATTGAGGGAGGCATTGCCGCGGGTGAGGAGGGAGGATTGGGATGCGATCGTGCCGGTGCCGCTGCATCCGTTGCGATTGCGGGAGCGGGAGTTCAACCAGGCGGAACGGTTGGGCGCGAGGCTGGCGCGGGCGACGGGGATACCGTTGCGGACGCGGTGGGTGGAGCGGACGCGGGCGACCCGGACGCAAGCCTTGCTTGACCGGAGGGAGCGGGTTCAGAATGTGGGCGGTTCCTTTGCGGTGCGGGCCGGGGCGGGGCCGATCGGCGGGCGGGTGCTGGTGGTGGACGACGTGCTGACGACCGGGGCGACGACCAGCGGGGTGGCCCGGGCGCTCCGGCGGGCCGGGGCGGAGCGGGTGGGGGTGTGGACGGTGGCCCGCGGGGTGATGGAGCCGTGA
- the accD gene encoding acetyl-CoA carboxylase, carboxyltransferase subunit beta, with amino-acid sequence MSQERFPRRRPAMEKFDPTFSPPAVPSDTAFFRKPKMAAGRPRKKEIPEGLWTKCPKCASMIFDRELDENLKVCPRCQHHFPIGARERIHALVETCSFQEMDADLASVDILRFSGAATYESKLEANYTRTGLSDAVVTGVGLMGPHRVALGVMDFSFLGGSMGAVVGEKLTRLIEAGTDRRLPVVILSTSGGARMYEGMFSLMQMAKTSGALAYHGAAGLPYISVLTHPTTAGVMASYASLGDLILAEPGAMIGFAGPRVIEATTQADLPPGFQTAEFLIEHGLIDALVPRREMRERLIGYLDYLRNGAAVA; translated from the coding sequence ATGAGCCAAGAGCGATTCCCCAGGCGACGGCCGGCGATGGAGAAATTCGATCCGACCTTCAGTCCGCCGGCGGTGCCCAGCGACACGGCGTTTTTCCGAAAGCCCAAGATGGCGGCGGGACGACCGCGGAAGAAGGAGATTCCGGAAGGGCTGTGGACGAAGTGCCCGAAGTGCGCGTCGATGATCTTCGACCGGGAGCTGGACGAGAACCTGAAGGTGTGTCCGCGGTGCCAGCATCATTTTCCGATCGGGGCGAGGGAGCGGATTCACGCGCTGGTGGAGACGTGTTCGTTCCAGGAGATGGATGCGGATCTGGCGAGCGTGGATATCCTGCGGTTCTCCGGCGCGGCGACCTACGAGTCGAAGCTTGAGGCCAATTACACGAGGACGGGGCTGAGCGATGCGGTGGTGACGGGGGTGGGCCTGATGGGGCCGCACCGGGTGGCGTTGGGGGTGATGGACTTTTCGTTCCTGGGGGGGTCGATGGGGGCGGTGGTGGGGGAGAAACTGACCCGCCTCATTGAAGCCGGCACGGACCGGCGTCTCCCGGTGGTCATCTTGTCCACCAGTGGTGGCGCGAGGATGTACGAGGGGATGTTCAGCCTCATGCAGATGGCCAAGACCAGCGGGGCGCTGGCGTATCACGGGGCGGCGGGACTTCCCTACATCAGCGTGCTGACGCACCCGACGACCGCGGGAGTGATGGCCAGTTACGCCAGTCTTGGAGACCTGATTCTGGCCGAACCGGGGGCGATGATCGGATTTGCGGGGCCGCGGGTGATCGAGGCAACGACACAGGCGGATCTGCCGCCGGGGTTCCAGACGGCGGAGTTTCTGATCGAGCACGGGCTGATCGATGCCCTGGTGCCGCGGCGCGAGATGCGGGAGCGGCTGATCGGGTACCTGGACTACCTTCGGAACGGAGCGGCCGTGGCGTAG
- a CDS encoding glycine--tRNA ligase, with translation MSEPKENPLMEKIVSLCKRRGFIFQSSEIYGGINGFWDYGPLGAELKRNVKDLWWRAMTRLRDDVVGLEATIIMHPQIWKASGHVDTFADFMRECPITNKRVRADQVDPQSGLLHRFRGARSPSTGWTTDKPFAVLLKPNEKIEIARRRARVFYGLAGPWDQVGDKYTLELLEDPPEPLENSVDFHPETGCELTPARAFNLMFKTHYGPVESDDNLAYLRPETAQAIFAQFKNVLETSRRKIPFGIAQVGKAFRNEVTPRNFTFRSREFEQMELEFFIAPDEAIEAIHGRVAQPSSPGHPGSPQPDWGWRMWHQYWVEERIRFYESIGLPRTRLEEYWQKPAELAHYARATVDLLYQFPFGTQELEGIAARGDFDLSQHQRFSGKPMGVFDEDLRAAWSKLDAGRQQALARGYREARLAYFTHAGLSPEDAARQADEAAEGLARGHYIPHVIEPSAGVDRLVLALIAQAFSEDEVPDDKGKPEIRTVLRFHPRIAPVKVAVFPLLKNKPDLVTKARQVLELLRPHMYAFYDDAGAIGRRYRRQDEAGTPFGVTIDFETLGEKGPDTADTVTVRDRDTCTQQRLPIADLLPWLLSRIQ, from the coding sequence ATGTCCGAGCCGAAGGAAAACCCGCTGATGGAAAAGATCGTGTCCCTGTGCAAGCGACGGGGCTTCATCTTCCAATCCTCCGAGATCTACGGAGGCATCAACGGCTTCTGGGACTACGGCCCGCTCGGCGCCGAGTTGAAGCGCAATGTCAAGGACCTCTGGTGGCGCGCCATGACCCGGCTGCGCGATGACGTCGTCGGACTCGAGGCGACCATCATCATGCATCCCCAGATCTGGAAGGCCTCGGGCCATGTGGACACCTTTGCCGACTTCATGCGGGAGTGTCCCATCACCAACAAGCGCGTCCGCGCCGACCAGGTGGACCCCCAATCCGGCCTCCTCCATCGCTTCCGGGGCGCCCGCTCCCCCTCCACGGGCTGGACCACCGACAAGCCCTTCGCCGTCCTCCTCAAACCCAACGAAAAGATCGAGATCGCCCGGCGTCGCGCCCGCGTCTTCTACGGGCTGGCAGGCCCTTGGGACCAGGTCGGGGACAAGTACACGCTCGAACTCCTCGAGGATCCCCCGGAGCCCTTGGAAAACTCGGTCGACTTCCACCCGGAAACCGGCTGCGAACTCACCCCGGCCCGGGCCTTCAACCTGATGTTCAAGACCCACTACGGGCCCGTCGAATCCGACGACAACCTCGCCTACCTGCGGCCGGAAACCGCCCAGGCGATCTTCGCCCAGTTCAAGAACGTCCTCGAAACCTCCCGCCGGAAGATCCCCTTCGGCATTGCCCAGGTCGGCAAGGCCTTCCGCAACGAGGTCACCCCGCGCAACTTCACCTTCCGCTCCCGCGAATTCGAACAAATGGAGCTCGAGTTCTTCATCGCCCCGGATGAAGCCATCGAGGCCATTCATGGCCGCGTCGCCCAGCCTTCCAGCCCCGGCCATCCCGGCTCCCCCCAACCCGACTGGGGCTGGCGCATGTGGCACCAGTACTGGGTCGAGGAACGCATCCGCTTCTACGAATCCATCGGACTCCCCCGCACCCGCCTCGAGGAATACTGGCAGAAGCCCGCGGAACTGGCCCACTACGCCCGCGCCACGGTCGATCTCCTCTACCAGTTTCCCTTCGGCACCCAGGAACTCGAGGGCATCGCCGCCCGCGGCGACTTCGACCTGTCCCAGCACCAGCGCTTCTCCGGCAAACCCATGGGCGTGTTCGACGAGGATCTCCGCGCCGCCTGGTCCAAACTCGATGCCGGGCGCCAGCAGGCCCTCGCCCGCGGCTACCGCGAAGCCCGCCTTGCCTACTTCACCCATGCCGGCCTTTCCCCCGAGGACGCCGCACGCCAGGCCGACGAGGCCGCCGAGGGTCTCGCCCGTGGCCATTACATCCCCCACGTCATCGAACCGTCCGCCGGCGTCGATCGCCTTGTCCTGGCCCTCATCGCCCAGGCCTTCTCCGAAGACGAGGTGCCGGACGACAAGGGCAAACCCGAGATCCGCACCGTCCTCCGATTCCATCCGCGAATCGCCCCGGTCAAGGTCGCCGTCTTCCCCCTCCTGAAGAACAAACCCGATCTCGTCACCAAGGCCCGCCAGGTCCTGGAACTGCTGCGGCCGCACATGTACGCATTCTACGACGACGCCGGCGCCATCGGTCGCCGCTACCGGCGCCAGGACGAAGCCGGGACTCCGTTCGGCGTGACCATCGACTTCGAAACGCTCGGGGAAAAGGGCCCCGATACCGCCGACACCGTCACCGTCCGTGACCGTGATACCTGCACCCAGCAGCGACTCCCCATCGCCGACCTCCTCCCCTGGCTGCTCTCCCGCATCCAGTAG
- a CDS encoding Uma2 family endonuclease, with translation MKGLMDQVMELPTLPEFVAELDARLTAERERRRRFYEGLPDGAKWEFINGETVMHSPDRVVHMAVRARLERLLSAHVDARGMGLVLGEKGLCVFPRNDFMPDVIYFGTEKAAGLQPGQVRLPIPDLAVEVLSESTASRDRGVKFRDYEAHGVREYWLVDPEAESLEQYVLGQGGYALVVKSGDGRVRSRVIEGFEIPIRALFDATANLTALRGLLEPV, from the coding sequence GTGAAGGGGCTGATGGATCAGGTGATGGAGTTGCCGACGCTTCCGGAATTTGTGGCCGAGTTGGACGCGCGGCTGACGGCGGAGCGGGAGCGGCGGCGCCGGTTTTACGAGGGACTGCCGGACGGGGCGAAGTGGGAGTTCATCAATGGCGAGACTGTCATGCATTCGCCGGACCGGGTGGTGCACATGGCGGTGCGGGCGCGGCTGGAGCGATTGCTGAGCGCCCATGTGGACGCGAGGGGCATGGGGTTGGTTCTTGGGGAGAAGGGACTATGCGTTTTTCCGCGGAACGACTTCATGCCGGATGTGATTTACTTTGGAACGGAGAAGGCGGCGGGGTTGCAGCCCGGGCAGGTCCGCCTTCCGATTCCGGACCTGGCGGTGGAGGTTTTGTCGGAGTCGACGGCGTCGCGGGACCGCGGGGTGAAGTTTCGCGACTACGAGGCGCACGGCGTGCGGGAGTACTGGCTGGTCGATCCGGAAGCAGAGAGTTTGGAGCAGTATGTGCTGGGGCAGGGGGGATACGCGCTGGTGGTGAAGTCGGGGGATGGGCGGGTGCGATCGCGGGTTATCGAGGGATTCGAGATCCCGATACGGGCGTTGTTCGACGCGACAGCGAATCTGACGGCGTTGCGCGGCCTCTTGGAGCCTGTCTGA
- a CDS encoding general secretion pathway protein GspK, translating to MRIPAHHRPSPASQPGAPRPRPAEAGIALILVLGAIVVLTALVAGFTYSMKVEARLAMNNRHEAEMEWMARSGVELARFILAQELLSPEGRMFDALNQKWAGGVGSPTNEILAGISLTDNQIGRGRFALSITDQERRFNINSADQFVLSQALLMMNVDASLHATIVDSILDWRDPDDDPRLNGAESDDFYLRLDPPYFAKNGPIDDLSELLLVRGITPEIYWGSGSTNVLRSQPVAAPGALPRFDEEPYIVHGLRDLFTAVSAPQVNINTCSAETLQLAGLDPLVAQFVLEARRGPDGVDGTEDDMPFRSTAQIPVPGNDPALRQQIQQYFTIRSRTFEVIVTCDIGGYVRQYRALLDRRSQRDIVVLFLHAL from the coding sequence ATGAGGATCCCCGCCCACCACCGCCCATCCCCCGCCTCCCAACCCGGCGCGCCCCGCCCCCGCCCCGCCGAAGCCGGCATCGCCCTCATCCTCGTCCTCGGCGCCATCGTCGTCCTGACCGCCCTCGTCGCCGGCTTCACCTACTCCATGAAGGTCGAAGCCCGCCTCGCCATGAACAACCGCCACGAGGCCGAAATGGAATGGATGGCCCGTTCCGGCGTCGAACTCGCCCGCTTCATCCTCGCCCAGGAACTCCTCAGCCCCGAAGGCCGCATGTTCGATGCCCTCAACCAGAAATGGGCCGGCGGCGTCGGCAGCCCCACCAACGAAATCCTCGCCGGCATCTCCCTCACCGACAACCAGATCGGACGCGGCCGCTTCGCCCTCTCCATCACCGATCAGGAGCGCCGCTTCAACATCAACAGCGCCGACCAGTTCGTCCTCTCCCAGGCCCTCCTCATGATGAACGTGGACGCCAGCCTCCACGCCACCATCGTCGATTCCATCCTCGACTGGCGCGATCCCGACGATGACCCGCGCCTCAACGGCGCCGAAAGCGACGACTTCTACCTCCGCCTCGATCCCCCCTACTTCGCCAAAAACGGCCCCATCGACGACCTCTCCGAACTCCTCCTCGTCCGCGGCATCACCCCCGAAATCTACTGGGGCTCCGGCTCCACCAACGTCCTCCGCAGCCAGCCCGTTGCCGCCCCCGGCGCCCTCCCCCGCTTCGACGAGGAACCCTACATCGTCCACGGCCTCCGCGACCTCTTCACCGCCGTCTCCGCCCCCCAGGTCAATATCAACACCTGCTCCGCCGAAACCCTCCAGCTCGCCGGCCTCGATCCCCTCGTCGCCCAGTTCGTCCTCGAAGCCCGGCGCGGCCCCGATGGCGTGGACGGTACCGAGGACGATATGCCCTTCCGCAGCACCGCCCAGATCCCCGTCCCCGGCAACGACCCCGCCCTCCGCCAGCAGATCCAGCAGTACTTCACCATCCGCAGCCGTACCTTCGAGGTCATCGTCACCTGCGATATCGGCGGTTATGTCCGCCAGTACCGCGCCCTCCTCGACCGTCGCAGCCAGCGCGATATCGTCGTCCTCTTCCTCCACGCCCTCTGA
- a CDS encoding prepilin-type N-terminal cleavage/methylation domain-containing protein, whose translation MIAARRPSGAFTLLEVMLALGILMMVLTVIYSTWMAILRSKVAADRAALQAQRSRIAVRALEDALEGVQVFQQNQPYYAFLADTGSQFAFLSLASRLPQAFPGSGLFGDQTLRRVTFQVESGTNGRPQLVLRQYPLLLATNVVDEAYPIVLASDLTDFLLEFWDARRGEWLSEWVYTNQLPPVVRFLLGVGQRPDNPSLPQTLQVRTVALSATPVPFELQGRPMRAPGTPPTNQPPPNPNEPPPGGDPVAP comes from the coding sequence ATGATCGCCGCCCGCCGTCCATCCGGCGCCTTCACCCTCCTCGAGGTCATGCTGGCCCTCGGCATCCTCATGATGGTGCTCACCGTCATCTACTCCACCTGGATGGCCATCCTCCGCTCCAAGGTCGCCGCCGACAGGGCCGCCCTCCAGGCCCAGCGTTCCCGCATCGCCGTCCGCGCCCTCGAAGACGCCCTCGAAGGCGTCCAGGTCTTCCAGCAGAACCAGCCCTACTACGCCTTCCTCGCGGACACCGGCTCCCAGTTCGCCTTCCTCAGCCTCGCCTCCCGCCTCCCCCAGGCCTTCCCAGGCTCCGGCCTCTTCGGCGACCAAACCCTCCGCCGCGTCACCTTCCAGGTCGAGTCCGGCACCAACGGCCGCCCGCAACTCGTCCTTCGCCAGTACCCCCTCCTCCTCGCCACCAATGTCGTGGACGAAGCCTACCCGATCGTCCTGGCCAGCGATCTCACGGACTTCCTCCTCGAGTTCTGGGACGCCCGCCGCGGCGAATGGCTCTCCGAATGGGTCTATACCAACCAGCTCCCCCCCGTCGTCCGCTTCCTCCTCGGAGTCGGCCAGCGCCCCGATAACCCCTCCCTCCCCCAAACCCTCCAGGTCCGTACCGTCGCCCTCTCCGCCACCCCCGTTCCTTTCGAACTCCAGGGTCGCCCCATGCGCGCCCCCGGCACCCCACCCACCAATCAACCGCCCCCCAACCCCAACGAACCGCCCCCGGGCGGCGATCCCGTCGCCCCATGA
- a CDS encoding pilin, which translates to MPRPHPIGGLPFPRPSAPGRRSQGFTLLELMIVIGMAALVMAISIPFVQRTLRRDAVFQAVRLVEDACRNARSTAIFHNATAELVIRPLDKSVSVQPGQSAFPRFAAPDRDPYDDSPPPPRGYARHAAKPVSGHLGDDVHIELLDVNFTEYRDAEEARVRFHPNGTSDEFTIVLRIGASAWRKISLEMVTGLPVLEVMR; encoded by the coding sequence ATGCCCCGTCCGCATCCCATCGGAGGCCTTCCATTCCCCAGGCCGTCCGCCCCCGGACGCCGCTCCCAAGGGTTCACCCTCCTCGAATTGATGATCGTCATCGGCATGGCCGCCCTGGTCATGGCCATCAGCATCCCGTTCGTCCAACGCACCCTCCGCCGCGATGCCGTCTTTCAGGCTGTCCGCCTCGTCGAGGATGCCTGCCGCAACGCCCGCTCCACCGCCATCTTTCACAACGCCACCGCCGAACTCGTCATCCGTCCCCTCGACAAGTCCGTCAGCGTCCAACCCGGCCAGTCCGCCTTTCCCCGCTTCGCCGCCCCCGACCGCGATCCCTACGACGATTCGCCACCCCCGCCCCGCGGTTACGCCCGCCATGCCGCCAAACCCGTCTCAGGCCACCTCGGCGACGACGTCCATATCGAACTGCTCGACGTCAATTTCACCGAATACCGCGACGCCGAGGAGGCCCGCGTCCGCTTCCATCCCAACGGCACCAGCGACGAGTTCACCATCGTCCTCCGCATCGGCGCCTCCGCCTGGCGCAAGATCTCCCTCGAGATGGTCACCGGCCTCCCCGTCCTCGAAGTGATGCGCTGA
- a CDS encoding type II secretion system F family protein, which translates to MPQFTYKARRRTGEVVQGVLEVADRATALGQLERLGLFPVAVQTATGAELRKQAQARSPGSPAAGWLPPALRSLVQRQRKPKLQELATFTQQLANLLKSGMPLTVALNSMTHLETRGIPSDVSRQLKQDVMEGKSLSDAMSRQPRVFADLYVNMVRAGEQSGALVDVLRRLGAHFERFAEVQSKFVSALIYPAVVALVGLAVIVFFMAVMLPKFMTIFEGMESRLPTSTLMVMSVSDIFAQYWWLIGLVAVAGWILFSRYRATDSGRRTLDRWKLSAPVLGKVVRLNLFGQFCRTLSTLLSNGVPVLTALKISESIIPNVILKEAIAKTREEVTDGKTIAQPLARSKVFPQLMIDLIRIGEDTGDVPGSLENLAGTYENELAIQLRVLTNLIEPAMIITMALGVGFLLFSVVSAMFSITQNLNM; encoded by the coding sequence ATGCCGCAGTTCACCTACAAAGCCCGACGCCGCACCGGCGAGGTCGTCCAGGGCGTCCTCGAAGTTGCCGACCGCGCCACCGCCCTCGGCCAGTTGGAACGGCTCGGCCTCTTCCCCGTTGCGGTCCAGACCGCCACCGGCGCCGAACTCCGGAAACAGGCCCAGGCCCGCTCCCCCGGCTCCCCCGCCGCCGGCTGGCTGCCCCCGGCACTCCGGTCCCTCGTCCAGCGCCAGCGCAAACCCAAGCTCCAGGAACTCGCCACCTTTACCCAGCAGCTCGCCAACCTCCTCAAGTCCGGCATGCCCCTCACCGTCGCGCTCAACAGCATGACGCACCTCGAAACCCGGGGCATCCCCTCCGATGTCAGCCGCCAGCTCAAACAGGACGTCATGGAGGGAAAATCCCTCTCCGACGCCATGTCCCGGCAGCCCCGTGTCTTCGCCGACCTCTACGTCAACATGGTCCGCGCCGGCGAACAAAGCGGTGCCCTCGTCGATGTCCTCCGCCGCCTCGGCGCCCACTTCGAACGCTTCGCCGAGGTCCAGTCGAAGTTCGTCTCCGCCCTCATCTACCCCGCCGTCGTCGCCCTCGTCGGCCTGGCCGTGATCGTCTTCTTCATGGCGGTCATGCTCCCCAAGTTCATGACCATCTTCGAGGGCATGGAATCCCGCCTCCCCACCTCGACCCTCATGGTCATGTCGGTCAGCGACATCTTCGCCCAATACTGGTGGCTGATCGGCCTCGTCGCTGTCGCCGGCTGGATCCTCTTCTCCCGGTACCGCGCCACCGACTCCGGACGTCGCACCCTCGACCGCTGGAAACTGTCCGCACCCGTCCTCGGCAAGGTCGTTCGTCTCAATCTCTTCGGACAGTTCTGCCGCACCCTCTCCACCCTGCTGTCCAACGGCGTTCCCGTCCTCACCGCCCTCAAGATCAGCGAGTCCATCATCCCCAATGTCATCCTCAAGGAGGCCATCGCCAAAACCCGCGAGGAGGTCACGGACGGCAAAACCATCGCCCAGCCCCTGGCCCGCTCGAAGGTCTTCCCCCAGCTCATGATCGACCTCATCCGCATCGGCGAAGATACCGGCGATGTCCCCGGCTCCCTCGAAAACCTCGCCGGCACCTACGAAAACGAACTCGCCATTCAGCTCCGCGTCCTCACCAACCTCATCGAGCCCGCCATGATCATCACCATGGCCCTCGGCGTCGGCTTCCTCCTCTTCAGCGTCGTCTCCGCCATGTTCTCGATCACCCAAAACCTCAACATGTGA